In Methanofollis aquaemaris, the genomic window AAACACCAGGAGATCGGGATCGTCGAGATCCCACTCACCGTCATGGACTGCACCCTTGACAGTTACATGCGCCTTGGTTCCATGCAGTCCTGGGACATCGTCAGGCATCTCATCGATACGGTGGAACGCTGCCATGGCGTCATCACTCTCCTCTGGCATAACACCTACCTGACTGGGGACAGGATGAAGTTCTATGAGAAGATCTTACGCTACTGCAGGGAGAAGGGTGCCTGGATGACGGGAGGAGACGGGATCATGAAATTATTAAACCCATAATTTGTGGTAGAGTAATGTTTAGGAAGCGTTCCATTCCTCTTTTGGATGCGATTGTTAATGAGATTATTTCTAAAATCTATATAATTTGGGGCCGCTTTCATGAGCGGTTCATTGAAAATCCTACCTATGTGGGATTTTATTCCATATTGAGCGGTTCAGTTTTAGGGCAGTTGGTGATGCTACTGGCCACTCCAATAATTACTCGGCTGTATTCTCCCTCTGATTTTGGTATTCTGTCTCTCTATACGATGGTCGTTTCTGTGCTTTTAGTTTTTGCTACATTAAAATATGAGTTGGCAATACCACTCCCAAAGGAGAATAAAAAAGCAATAAATCTAATGACACTTTGTTTTGGATTGACTTTTGGGATAAGTGTCATTAGTATCCTATTGATTGGTCTTATTGGGAGGGTATTTGCTTCTGAAACAGACCTCTCTTTATTGTCGCCATACCTATGGGTGATTTCACTGAGCATTTTCGGAGGGGGGGTTTATAATATTCTTAATTACTGGGCAATTCGAGACAAAAAATATTCGGATATTGCAAAAACACGAGTTAACAAAAGTGTTTTTGGATCTACTGGGAAGATCGCCTTTGGTATTTTTAACATGGCTCCCTTAGGCCTGATATTGGGAGAATTTATAGGGCAGATTACTGGTGGTCTCACTTTTCTGAGGTCGTTTCTGGCTAAAAACCGGCAGGAATTGAACTGTATCTCATGGAAAGCAATGGTATCTATCGCAAAACAATATTATAGATTCCCACTTTATTCCTGTCCTTCTGTCTTGTTTAACACACTCGCATTTCAGATGCCGGTGCTCATGCTCATCAGGCTCTATGGTCCTGAAACTGTTGGTCTATATACTCTTGCGAACAGTGTTCTGGTTCTGCCTGCTTCCTTAATTTCTTCGGCAGCATCTCAGGTTTATCTGGGAGAAGTTGCGCAATTTATTCATAGAGATCCGGCAAAAGTCAAGAAGTATTACCACGCAGTAACACGTAAACTTGCTTTTATCTCTTTACCTACAATTTCACTCATTGCAGTTCTGGCTCCATTTTTCTTCCCGTTAATTTTTGGCACTGTATGGGATGAGGCTGGATTATATTGTATTGCGTTATCTGGGATGGTAATCGCTCAATTAATATTCTCTCCACCTTCGATCTTACATTATTGTGGTCGTAATAACTGGGTTTTGCTCTTTGATATTTCCAGAACTATCCTCACTGGAGGTGTATTCCTCTTGTGCGCAATGTGGGGATATTCACCACTCCTTTCTCTGGTGCTTTATAGCATTACGATGGCTCTGATGTATGTTGTCAATTACTTTATGAACCTCAAGGCAATCGCATGTTTAACAAAAGAGTAAAAACATGATAAACCTCCATCTCAGATCAATAGATTGTGGAAAGAAACCTTGATCCCTCTTTTAACGGCGATAATGTCGGTTGAACCGTATAATTTTGCCTGCCTGCGCCTATTTTTCCATCTTAGAGGTTCGATCGAAGATTGTTGATCTTTGATTGTACTATGAATTACTTTTTTATGGCAGTTATGATATAGTGATATGCGAGACCATAGATTGGCCGGTATGGTGAATTCATTCGTTTAATATTCTTTTTTTTCTCTTGATATTTATGCTCAGAGTAGCCTTTGATGTAATTATTCCAAATATGGGGGGAGTGATCGCTCTTTTTGATTGCAAACATAGAATGATAGAGAGTTTCTATATTTTTTCTTATCTTTAATAGATCCAGGATAAAATTAAGTAAACGACGAGTAAAGTTGAATTTATATCCTGAAATGCTTTCAATATAGAAGAAGTCTTGGATTAAATTTTCAATGTCTTTCTTACTATAGTAGTGATAGTGCGTGAAATTGAACTGTGAATATTTATATGTACCAAAACGAATTTCAAGATCTCTAATTATCCT contains:
- a CDS encoding oligosaccharide flippase family protein, yielding MFRKRSIPLLDAIVNEIISKIYIIWGRFHERFIENPTYVGFYSILSGSVLGQLVMLLATPIITRLYSPSDFGILSLYTMVVSVLLVFATLKYELAIPLPKENKKAINLMTLCFGLTFGISVISILLIGLIGRVFASETDLSLLSPYLWVISLSIFGGGVYNILNYWAIRDKKYSDIAKTRVNKSVFGSTGKIAFGIFNMAPLGLILGEFIGQITGGLTFLRSFLAKNRQELNCISWKAMVSIAKQYYRFPLYSCPSVLFNTLAFQMPVLMLIRLYGPETVGLYTLANSVLVLPASLISSAASQVYLGEVAQFIHRDPAKVKKYYHAVTRKLAFISLPTISLIAVLAPFFFPLIFGTVWDEAGLYCIALSGMVIAQLIFSPPSILHYCGRNNWVLLFDISRTILTGGVFLLCAMWGYSPLLSLVLYSITMALMYVVNYFMNLKAIACLTKE
- a CDS encoding class I SAM-dependent methyltransferase, giving the protein MMISEPSSSLILNAPNEGLFLDAGCGECYYTNILMSKSRRIISLDIQNPHNLQSNVNYSFILSSVEYIPFKENSFDFICCLSTIQLIKDDKTVIKEISRILKPGGTFYFTVPTRRSPFRIIRDLEIRFGTYKYSQFNFTHYHYYSKKDIENLIQDFFYIESISGYKFNFTRRLLNFILDLLKIRKNIETLYHSMFAIKKSDHSPHIWNNYIKGYSEHKYQEKKKNIKRMNSPYRPIYGLAYHYIITAIKK